The following proteins are co-located in the Terriglobia bacterium genome:
- a CDS encoding TldD/PmbA family protein — MQSLRQELDRSFSALKREPTPPYFISYQLEDNQSFHVTSSFGALTASREKRTRVLDIDLRIDLRIGEYKRDSSHSPMFTGGRYGQFRGQIPIEDAADALKVALWLETDRNYNDAVQRFEAMKTNRELKVAEEDDSPDFSPAPAQKYSEVAEPLRFDSAAWEEKVRHYGRPFRKNADIVDADITASAELLTRRYVNTDGAEIRTSTPLYKLDISASIRAEDGEILPLQQMFMSFAPEGLPSDDVVLETVSKMIDTLLALQKAPLAEAYTGPAILSGRASAVFFHEIFGHRIEGARLKNDDDAQTFKKKINQQVLPTFLSVYSDPTLSHTGTFDLVGHYPFDDEGVKARRVTVVDKGIFKSFLMSRSPMAEFTASNGHGRHQPGYPASARQSNLIVEASQTISRAELKKKLIERIKAAKKPYGMLLEDIKGGVTFTSRSMPNAFSVMPTLVYRIYPDGREQLVRGLDLIGTPLIAFSKIVAADNEPGVFDGICGAESGWVPVSAVAPGVLLEQIEVQRKEKSQERKPILPSPVALGN, encoded by the coding sequence ATGCAATCGCTGCGCCAGGAACTCGACCGCTCCTTCAGCGCTCTGAAGCGGGAGCCCACTCCTCCGTACTTCATTTCCTACCAGTTGGAGGACAACCAATCGTTCCATGTGACTTCTTCCTTCGGTGCGCTGACCGCCAGCCGCGAGAAGCGGACTCGGGTGCTGGACATCGATTTGCGCATTGATTTGCGCATTGGCGAATACAAACGTGACAGCAGTCACAGCCCCATGTTTACCGGCGGGCGCTACGGCCAGTTTCGTGGCCAGATCCCGATCGAGGACGCCGCCGACGCTTTGAAAGTCGCCCTGTGGCTGGAAACGGACCGCAACTATAACGATGCGGTACAGCGCTTCGAAGCCATGAAGACGAACCGCGAACTCAAGGTCGCCGAGGAAGACGACTCGCCCGACTTCTCTCCAGCGCCGGCGCAAAAATATTCTGAGGTTGCCGAGCCGTTGCGCTTCGACAGCGCCGCCTGGGAGGAAAAGGTTCGCCACTACGGTCGCCCCTTCCGCAAGAATGCCGATATCGTCGACGCCGACATTACTGCCAGCGCCGAGCTGTTGACCCGACGCTACGTCAATACCGATGGCGCCGAGATTCGCACTTCCACGCCTCTCTACAAGCTGGACATCTCCGCCTCCATACGCGCCGAAGACGGCGAAATTCTTCCGCTCCAGCAGATGTTCATGTCGTTCGCCCCAGAAGGTCTACCCAGCGACGACGTTGTGCTGGAAACCGTCTCAAAGATGATCGACACTCTGTTGGCGCTGCAAAAGGCGCCGCTAGCCGAGGCCTATACGGGTCCCGCGATTCTCTCCGGCCGCGCCAGTGCGGTATTTTTTCACGAGATCTTCGGCCATCGCATCGAGGGCGCGCGGCTTAAGAACGACGACGACGCGCAAACCTTCAAGAAGAAGATCAATCAGCAGGTGCTGCCCACATTTCTCTCCGTGTATTCCGATCCGACCCTCAGCCATACGGGCACCTTCGATCTGGTTGGGCACTACCCGTTCGACGACGAAGGCGTGAAGGCGCGTCGGGTGACCGTCGTCGACAAAGGCATATTCAAGTCGTTCCTAATGTCCCGTTCGCCCATGGCTGAGTTTACCGCCTCCAATGGTCATGGACGCCATCAACCGGGATACCCCGCGTCTGCGCGACAATCCAATCTCATCGTCGAGGCCTCGCAAACCATTTCCCGTGCCGAGTTGAAGAAAAAGCTAATCGAGCGCATCAAGGCAGCCAAGAAGCCCTACGGAATGCTCCTGGAAGACATCAAGGGCGGCGTCACCTTTACTTCACGCAGTATGCCGAATGCGTTCAGCGTCATGCCGACCCTGGTCTACCGCATCTACCCCGACGGCAGAGAACAACTGGTTCGCGGTCTTGACCTGATTGGCACGCCTTTGATCGCGTTCAGCAAAATTGTCGCTGCCGATAACGAGCCCGGCGTATTTGACGGGATTTGCGGCGCCGAATCCGGCTGGGTGCCGGTGTCGGCGGTAGCTCCGGGGGTGCTCCTCGAGCAAATTGAGGTGCAGCGCAAAGAGAAATCTCAGGAACGCAAACCGATTCTGCCGTCCCCAGTTGCGCTCGGGAACTAA
- a CDS encoding cytochrome c: protein MSKRLLAQWTAMFIALPAMMIAVSAYAEEPAPALFKAKCAMCHGADATGNTPMGKKFNIPDLRAPEIQKKPKTELANAIAKGKNKMPAFEGKMTSDEVNELATYVRQLKK from the coding sequence GTGTCAAAAAGATTGTTAGCTCAATGGACAGCAATGTTTATCGCTCTACCCGCCATGATGATCGCAGTGTCGGCGTACGCGGAAGAACCGGCTCCGGCGCTGTTCAAAGCCAAATGCGCCATGTGTCACGGCGCCGATGCCACTGGAAACACACCCATGGGCAAGAAGTTCAACATTCCGGACCTGCGCGCGCCTGAGATTCAAAAGAAGCCCAAAACAGAGCTCGCGAATGCGATCGCAAAGGGGAAGAACAAAATGCCCGCGTTCGAAGGCAAGATGACGTCCGACGAGGTAAACGAACTCGCAACCTATGTTCGGCAATTGAAAAAGTGA